In Fluviispira sanaruensis, a genomic segment contains:
- a CDS encoding YebC/PmpR family DNA-binding transcriptional regulator produces the protein MGRHNTIAGRMASSAAAKGRLFTKLAREIMVSARGGSDINSNSALRAAVNKARDNSMPKDNIERAIKKGAGEMKGMSFEEITYEGYGPNGSAIMVEVLTDNRNRTHPELRRIFQKNAGNMGEMGVVAWIFKKRGVFVIDLEKVNEEKIMEIALDAGAEDIITEDNYTTVYTEVVDFAAVREALIAAEIPFEKAGLELIPENHVTLTGDNAKAALELVEKLEEHDDVQNVYHNFAIED, from the coding sequence ATGGGTCGTCATAATACAATTGCAGGTCGAATGGCATCGAGTGCTGCTGCGAAAGGGCGTCTTTTTACGAAGCTGGCACGTGAAATAATGGTCAGTGCACGTGGAGGGAGTGATATAAATAGCAACTCAGCATTGAGAGCTGCAGTGAATAAAGCTCGTGATAACAGCATGCCAAAAGATAATATTGAAAGAGCCATAAAAAAAGGCGCTGGTGAAATGAAAGGAATGTCTTTCGAAGAGATTACTTACGAAGGATATGGCCCAAACGGCTCAGCAATTATGGTGGAAGTTTTGACCGACAATCGCAATCGTACACATCCTGAGTTGCGTCGTATTTTTCAAAAGAATGCTGGGAACATGGGCGAAATGGGTGTTGTTGCTTGGATTTTCAAGAAACGTGGAGTTTTTGTCATTGATTTGGAAAAAGTGAATGAAGAAAAAATAATGGAAATAGCTCTTGATGCAGGCGCTGAAGATATTATAACAGAAGATAACTACACAACTGTCTATACAGAGGTTGTAGATTTTGCTGCTGTGCGAGAAGCTTTGATTGCTGCGGAAATTCCGTTCGAAAAAGCCGGATTAGAATTAATTCCCGAAAATCATGTTACTTTAACTGGTGATAATGCGAAAGCAGCACTTGAGCTCGTTGAAAAATTAGAAGAACACGATGATGTTCAAAATGTTTACCATAACTTTGCGATTGAGGATTAA
- a CDS encoding M14 family metallopeptidase yields MSQYLFPDKYLNYKDMMSDINLLCNHFPKKCEVEKIEIAKTIEGRAIIAIRVFPKGKQVDQPTLWMDANMHSIELIGTNTVLAHIEFLKTKLVGNEKKYFDINYVFVPRICPDGAEVYFIDSKVNRSNARDSRSQKELGSVWQRECLLEKDERKIEIELFKNKKRIGFMRKKSEAGIWTCDEMYPELMRRRELGDEGPFFDIYPEGNILNFDGINIPSSFSVSENEIDLNRNFPTDWAAHIIENKSGKMPLSEIESRAIADFATKIPNIYFWLNYHTFGGVFIRPPGRFSDEEMNIFDRSIYHSIDTKLEEITKYPAVSGFQEFTYIPGKPLRGALTEYAYNALGAFSYVCELWDLPVRLGRQERPFIKRYENWSKKEWRQFYEFDRSENNSLIFGHPWKAYQHPQLGEMEISEFPVQIGIHNPPQKLISEVIQNQVKLLPLLVDLAPKLKIEVKIENTEDKNLKYALLTIQNNGFLPTFISEERNKAQGSKKILVEVIEVKNGKLIGESVYHLNELYGYARINNGWLDSADSGTSKQTLQILRIPFIADKHNLGVVFKVSFACIGEYFITLGEV; encoded by the coding sequence ATGTCGCAGTATCTTTTTCCTGATAAATATTTAAACTATAAGGATATGATGAGTGACATAAATCTCCTCTGCAATCACTTCCCCAAAAAATGTGAAGTAGAGAAAATAGAAATAGCAAAAACAATTGAAGGTCGAGCAATAATTGCTATTCGTGTATTTCCAAAAGGTAAGCAGGTTGATCAACCCACATTGTGGATGGATGCCAATATGCATTCTATAGAATTAATAGGGACAAATACTGTTCTTGCCCATATAGAATTTTTAAAAACAAAATTAGTTGGAAATGAAAAAAAATATTTTGATATAAATTATGTTTTTGTTCCTCGTATTTGTCCTGATGGAGCAGAAGTTTATTTTATCGATAGTAAAGTTAATCGAAGCAATGCACGAGACTCTCGTTCGCAAAAAGAATTGGGCTCTGTGTGGCAAAGAGAATGCTTGTTAGAAAAAGATGAAAGAAAAATAGAGATAGAATTATTTAAAAATAAAAAGCGCATAGGTTTTATGCGGAAAAAAAGTGAAGCTGGTATTTGGACTTGCGATGAAATGTATCCGGAATTAATGCGGCGAAGAGAATTAGGAGATGAAGGACCTTTCTTTGATATATATCCAGAAGGTAATATTTTAAATTTCGATGGAATAAATATTCCCTCGAGTTTTTCTGTTTCAGAGAATGAAATAGATCTCAATCGTAATTTTCCTACAGATTGGGCAGCACATATTATAGAAAATAAAAGCGGTAAAATGCCTCTATCAGAAATAGAAAGTCGCGCAATTGCCGACTTTGCAACGAAAATTCCTAATATATATTTTTGGTTGAATTATCATACATTTGGAGGGGTCTTTATCAGACCGCCCGGGCGTTTTTCTGACGAAGAAATGAATATTTTTGATCGGAGTATTTATCACTCTATTGATACAAAACTCGAAGAAATAACAAAATATCCTGCTGTCTCTGGATTTCAAGAATTTACTTATATTCCAGGCAAGCCTTTACGAGGAGCATTGACGGAATATGCCTATAATGCTTTAGGTGCTTTCAGTTATGTCTGTGAGCTTTGGGATCTCCCTGTTCGTTTAGGCAGACAGGAAAGACCCTTTATCAAGCGCTACGAAAATTGGTCAAAGAAAGAGTGGCGTCAGTTTTATGAATTTGACCGTAGTGAAAACAATTCATTGATTTTTGGTCATCCTTGGAAAGCATATCAACATCCACAATTAGGTGAAATGGAAATATCAGAATTCCCGGTGCAAATTGGGATTCATAATCCACCGCAAAAATTAATTTCTGAAGTTATTCAAAATCAAGTAAAGTTGTTACCTTTGCTTGTTGATTTAGCACCCAAACTAAAAATAGAAGTTAAAATCGAAAATACCGAAGATAAAAATTTAAAATATGCTTTATTAACTATTCAAAACAATGGTTTTTTACCGACTTTTATATCTGAAGAAAGAAACAAAGCTCAAGGTAGTAAAAAAATATTAGTAGAAGTTATTGAAGTAAAAAATGGAAAACTCATTGGTGAAAGTGTTTATCACTTAAATGAATTATATGGTTATGCACGAATTAATAATGGCTGGCTTGACAGCGCCGATTCTGGAACAAGCAAACAAACTTTGCAAATATTAAGAATTCCATTTATTGCTGATAAACATAATTTGGGTGTTGTGTTTAAAGTGAGTTTTGCTTGTATCGGAGAGTATTTTATCACTTTGGGAGAGGTTTAG
- a CDS encoding Mur ligase family protein, with protein MTVNKQIAIVHPAGKLEISENDKLKNIQKLEEIGYKVTEIKPQLDSFHNCTSSPILERVTQLSHALTMRKYDIIFAARGGVGCTELIPYLENLLPPVLPTKTLVGFSDISFLGNYLSLKYPNFRYIHGQNIFSQNLFTGPILDQKVLFSLLKDEESENTFNSPVFYEKKNISQNIEGVCIPLNLSLAESLASIRHIDLPKNNILFLEDCNEFLYRIIRKIDTLINSNFLKNTKAIVLGNFSGCLDAFEKEVDRNLLIKVFSSKLNLPIFDLPIFGHNEFRFPLVTKAKVILNLNKNSSFITFTHKIEKDEHIATTFSPALYCNKLDHSHKSIKIHMTGVGGTGMAQVAGLLKSAGYSISGSDNPIYPPMDKIIADLGIIPDVGFLNGTIDKHHPDAIILANVVSRISASLKKNDELEDILTKNIPVLSFPSALRKYFLSDSRNIIVSGTHGKTTTSSLITHLLTELNENPSFLIGGRPANFDAGFALRSKELFVLEGDEYDSAFFDKGPKFLHYEPKITLINNIEFDHADIYENVEAIEMEFLRLAKLTKERNGIVIANLDDPRSLRCAKDSKAYVIGFSRNKKIKTRIPVWILKEYKTFSGGIEITCIQPNGKEFKFKSGIFGLHNALNAIGSLAVLHANNILNEEKSFENIKNYKSNLKFLTKVRIAMNKFKGVKRRFELLKERNNISVFDDFAHHPTAIVTTLEAFRSYMKSVGKKGKLIACFDPRNATMRRRVLQDQLSQSFFHADEVFLGKVPQDMRMLKDEVLDGNSVAKACGEKARYFDDNEKLLATLKQEVRPGDTIVFMSSGSFDGIPYRFAKEF; from the coding sequence ATGACTGTAAATAAGCAGATTGCAATTGTTCATCCCGCTGGAAAATTAGAGATAAGCGAAAATGATAAATTAAAAAACATTCAGAAGCTTGAAGAAATAGGCTATAAGGTCACAGAAATTAAGCCCCAACTTGATTCCTTTCACAATTGCACAAGTTCTCCCATATTAGAAAGAGTCACACAACTTAGCCATGCTCTTACAATGCGTAAATACGATATTATATTTGCTGCTCGCGGGGGAGTTGGATGCACAGAACTCATTCCATATTTAGAAAATCTACTCCCACCTGTGCTGCCCACAAAAACTTTAGTTGGGTTTTCTGATATTTCATTTCTGGGCAACTATTTATCCTTAAAATATCCTAATTTCCGTTATATCCATGGACAAAATATTTTTTCGCAAAACTTATTCACAGGACCGATACTAGATCAAAAAGTTTTATTTTCTTTGCTCAAAGATGAAGAAAGTGAAAATACCTTCAACTCTCCTGTTTTTTATGAGAAAAAAAATATTTCGCAGAATATTGAAGGCGTGTGTATTCCACTCAATTTAAGCCTCGCAGAGAGTCTAGCGAGTATACGCCACATAGATTTACCAAAAAATAACATTTTATTTCTAGAAGACTGCAATGAATTTCTTTATAGAATAATTAGAAAAATTGACACATTAATAAACTCAAATTTTTTAAAAAACACCAAAGCTATTGTCCTTGGAAATTTTTCTGGCTGCCTAGATGCGTTTGAAAAAGAAGTTGATCGCAATTTATTAATTAAAGTATTCAGTAGCAAATTAAATTTACCTATTTTTGATTTGCCTATTTTTGGCCATAATGAATTCCGATTTCCTTTAGTTACTAAAGCTAAAGTGATTTTAAATTTAAATAAAAATTCATCTTTCATCACTTTCACTCATAAAATTGAAAAAGATGAGCATATTGCTACAACTTTTTCACCCGCTCTTTATTGCAACAAATTAGATCATTCGCATAAATCAATAAAAATTCATATGACAGGTGTGGGTGGTACGGGTATGGCACAGGTTGCAGGTCTACTCAAATCAGCTGGGTATTCAATCTCTGGCAGCGATAATCCTATTTATCCACCTATGGACAAAATAATAGCCGACCTTGGAATTATACCCGATGTTGGTTTTTTAAATGGCACGATTGATAAACACCACCCGGATGCCATTATACTTGCAAATGTTGTTAGTCGCATCAGTGCAAGCCTTAAGAAAAATGATGAACTCGAAGACATCCTAACAAAAAATATTCCTGTTTTGAGCTTTCCCTCTGCTCTGCGCAAATATTTTTTATCTGACAGTCGCAATATCATTGTGAGTGGAACGCATGGAAAAACAACAACAAGCAGTTTAATTACACATCTTTTAACTGAATTAAATGAAAATCCTTCTTTTTTAATAGGTGGGCGACCAGCAAATTTTGATGCAGGGTTTGCTTTAAGATCAAAAGAATTATTTGTATTAGAAGGAGATGAGTACGACTCAGCCTTTTTTGATAAGGGTCCAAAGTTTTTACACTACGAACCTAAAATCACGTTAATAAATAATATTGAATTTGATCATGCAGATATTTATGAGAATGTCGAAGCTATTGAAATGGAATTTCTCCGCCTTGCAAAATTAACGAAAGAGAGAAATGGAATAGTCATAGCAAATTTGGACGACCCAAGATCATTGCGTTGCGCTAAGGATTCTAAAGCTTATGTCATAGGATTCAGTAGGAATAAAAAAATTAAGACCCGAATTCCTGTATGGATCTTAAAGGAATACAAAACTTTTTCAGGAGGTATTGAAATTACCTGTATTCAGCCTAACGGAAAAGAGTTTAAATTTAAATCAGGAATTTTTGGCCTGCACAATGCCTTAAATGCAATAGGGTCTCTGGCAGTATTACACGCAAACAATATTTTAAATGAAGAAAAATCTTTTGAAAACATAAAGAATTATAAGTCAAATTTAAAATTTCTGACCAAAGTTCGTATTGCTATGAACAAATTTAAAGGGGTAAAGAGAAGATTCGAACTTTTAAAGGAACGCAACAATATTTCTGTCTTTGATGATTTTGCCCATCATCCAACAGCTATTGTAACAACCCTTGAAGCTTTTCGCAGTTATATGAAAAGCGTTGGAAAAAAAGGGAAACTTATTGCCTGTTTTGATCCACGCAACGCAACGATGCGGCGAAGAGTTTTACAAGATCAATTGAGTCAAAGTTTTTTTCATGCAGACGAAGTCTTTCTTGGTAAGGTTCCCCAAGATATGAGAATGTTAAAGGATGAAGTTTTAGATGGAAATTCCGTTGCGAAAGCTTGCGGAGAAAAAGCTCGGTATTTTGACGACAATGAAAAATTGCTCGCCACTCTAAAACAAGAAGTGAGACCAGGTGATACCATAGTATTCATGTCGAGCGGATCCTTCGATGGGATACCATATCGCTTTGCAAAAGAGTTTTAA
- a CDS encoding rhodanese-like domain-containing protein, protein MENQFTQQTTMQEVETHYPFARSLLHSKFHVGGCASCGYEANETIEQVSQKHKKDGSAMLEALNQGWLDMQKAEITVDQFAEMKMRKAKMLIIDVREDWEYELANIPNSYLLTETNFEETVESAKKVECVIVVCHHGLRSMNATLYLRENGVTNARSLQGGIDLYSSKIDPSIPRY, encoded by the coding sequence ATGGAAAATCAATTCACTCAGCAAACAACTATGCAAGAAGTCGAAACTCATTATCCTTTCGCCCGCTCACTTTTACATAGCAAATTTCATGTCGGTGGCTGTGCAAGTTGTGGATATGAAGCAAATGAAACTATTGAGCAGGTTTCGCAAAAACATAAAAAAGATGGATCTGCTATGCTCGAGGCTTTAAATCAAGGATGGCTCGACATGCAAAAAGCTGAAATCACGGTGGATCAATTTGCTGAAATGAAAATGCGCAAAGCAAAAATGCTCATTATTGATGTAAGAGAAGACTGGGAATACGAACTCGCAAATATCCCAAATTCCTATTTATTGACAGAAACAAACTTCGAAGAAACTGTTGAGTCCGCAAAAAAAGTTGAGTGCGTTATTGTTGTTTGCCATCATGGATTGCGCTCTATGAATGCGACATTGTATCTACGTGAAAATGGGGTTACAAATGCAAGAAGTTTGCAAGGAGGTATCGATCTCTACAGTTCAAAAATAGACCCATCTATTCCAAGATATTAA
- a CDS encoding alpha/beta hydrolase produces MYPIEAWVSERLNKINYNRFCGSERRHFSLNKLHEVSVTYYEVPLSTGGGNAFLSVPKYFESAQKSLIILMHGLGDDCSYPLLHWIRLLNASGMSVLSFDWDGHGVGGASILDFQQATRSLPLLLFRLFGEESRGGLSAKRDGPSCYLMGHSMGASLALIAATRQDVARNISGVIAVSPALSINSYAKAAGEVWNYLYPSAWLKDFLNKFSYYGLDGLFPATGSFKRKSFPLRMRTAIGYVDQAKNFVNETFEKRRILREVSVPVLWMHGMKDRIAPYSQVAALMMEIPSAFFAHNDEKRGHLRMAFSDQIPKYCSTFIKQCYELKTIND; encoded by the coding sequence ATGTATCCAATTGAAGCTTGGGTTTCTGAACGTCTTAATAAGATTAACTATAATCGATTTTGTGGCAGCGAGCGCAGGCATTTTTCTTTGAACAAACTTCATGAAGTTTCTGTAACATATTATGAAGTTCCTCTTTCTACTGGGGGAGGGAATGCCTTTTTATCAGTGCCAAAATATTTCGAAAGTGCTCAGAAATCACTTATTATACTTATGCATGGTTTAGGTGATGATTGCTCTTATCCTCTTTTGCATTGGATCAGATTATTAAATGCAAGTGGAATGTCTGTTTTATCTTTTGATTGGGATGGGCATGGTGTAGGTGGAGCATCTATTCTTGATTTTCAACAAGCAACACGCAGTCTTCCATTATTGCTCTTTCGTTTATTTGGCGAAGAATCACGCGGAGGGTTGAGTGCTAAAAGAGATGGTCCATCCTGCTATCTTATGGGGCACTCCATGGGAGCGTCCTTGGCGCTTATCGCTGCAACTCGCCAAGATGTTGCACGCAATATCAGTGGAGTGATCGCCGTTTCTCCTGCTTTGAGTATAAATTCTTACGCAAAAGCAGCTGGGGAGGTTTGGAATTATCTCTACCCAAGCGCATGGTTGAAAGACTTTTTAAATAAATTTTCCTATTATGGATTAGATGGATTGTTTCCAGCGACCGGGTCTTTTAAAAGGAAATCGTTTCCACTGCGTATGCGAACTGCGATTGGTTATGTTGATCAGGCTAAAAATTTTGTAAATGAGACTTTTGAAAAAAGAAGAATTTTGCGAGAAGTAAGTGTTCCAGTTTTATGGATGCATGGTATGAAGGATCGCATCGCTCCCTATTCGCAAGTGGCGGCCTTAATGATGGAAATTCCATCTGCTTTCTTTGCCCATAACGATGAAAAGAGAGGCCATTTGCGCATGGCTTTTTCGGATCAGATCCCAAAGTATTGTTCAACATTTATAAAACAATGCTACGAATTAAAAACAATAAATGATTAA
- a CDS encoding AsmA family protein, producing MSTQRKWLIGFASFFLLIFLILIALPFMIDFNKFRPQIQNAVEQKLNAKINFSSARLTIFSGLGVNLQNVTLDNTDELFFNTQLLKVKDVKVKLDFFPLLQGKVIGQIIVKNPEINIIKNGNKTNISNLIKRSSSNSSADMSAYALENETAKSSSNLGSLSKRLVINSISIYDASFNLQSSSGAYDREIAKVKNINAIISNIGLDRDTKIEVYSDIDINDQGLQVRGPIKLQVIANTEMNSNEWKNTMFKGLLSLDKLDINFRDAFVKGAQIPLNMSFSGMAKPQNLMIDDFKFVIHTLNGRATVALDNFQKMNSDIKIFLNSSDLSDLATVFPQHKKILLNASVDMITKVFGSLSQPNLLNVNVDLTAKLAESDLILALATESIKPFNGLLRVQSKTLKLDDIIKPFLEKSATSLPKKVVNEKENMPKTQSIGNLDSKEFSLSENMKRLLSDSDFSTEINIGNLTYNNNLFNNFSFMARTKNYLLSISKFNMSAFSGNFSSILKTDLGSNPINFSGNIAFNKVRIEELAQFIKSDLEKSPLDGITDINMVFNGAGTTKENLSKSLNAKGSFFFYNGYLNTKSLVALAGEQFNNFISSSSFGTLKIDPSTLKKLSLSDSDKTKKNLNNVKGDFEVKDGKLLIRNNIDGEDGLLALEADVGIDETLRGMAVFTASKKLKEKLFEQSKYAKYFLDERGNFVLNMTLGGTVLNPDVFLDTAVLQARFTKNGAKEISAKVKDELKNNPHIQKIQEDAKKFLEMNGINLNKLGF from the coding sequence GTGAGTACACAAAGAAAATGGTTGATAGGTTTTGCAAGTTTCTTTTTATTGATTTTCTTAATACTAATAGCACTCCCATTTATGATAGATTTTAATAAATTCAGACCACAAATCCAAAATGCTGTTGAGCAAAAATTAAATGCAAAAATTAATTTTTCTTCGGCTCGGTTGACCATTTTTTCAGGGTTAGGTGTTAATTTACAAAATGTTACGTTAGATAATACAGATGAACTTTTTTTTAATACTCAGCTACTTAAAGTGAAAGATGTTAAAGTTAAATTGGATTTTTTTCCTTTATTGCAAGGGAAAGTCATTGGTCAAATAATTGTAAAAAATCCAGAAATCAATATTATTAAAAATGGAAATAAAACGAATATTTCTAATCTAATAAAAAGGTCATCGAGCAATTCGAGCGCTGACATGTCCGCTTATGCTCTTGAAAATGAGACTGCAAAGTCGAGTTCAAATTTAGGCTCCCTTTCAAAACGGCTAGTTATAAATTCAATCTCAATTTATGATGCTTCATTTAATTTGCAAAGCTCTTCCGGTGCATATGACAGAGAAATTGCAAAAGTTAAGAACATAAATGCAATTATTTCAAATATTGGTTTAGATCGAGATACTAAAATTGAAGTTTACTCCGATATTGATATCAATGATCAAGGATTACAGGTAAGAGGGCCAATTAAATTACAAGTTATAGCAAACACAGAAATGAATTCCAATGAGTGGAAGAATACAATGTTTAAAGGGCTTTTAAGCCTAGATAAATTAGATATAAATTTCAGAGATGCGTTTGTTAAAGGAGCTCAAATTCCATTGAATATGAGCTTTTCAGGTATGGCAAAGCCACAAAACCTAATGATAGATGATTTTAAATTTGTAATACATACATTGAATGGACGAGCGACAGTTGCACTCGATAATTTTCAAAAAATGAATTCAGATATAAAAATATTTTTAAATTCTTCAGATCTTTCTGACCTAGCAACTGTTTTTCCTCAACATAAAAAAATCTTATTAAATGCATCAGTGGATATGATTACAAAAGTATTCGGATCCCTTTCGCAACCGAATCTTTTAAATGTGAATGTAGATCTTACGGCAAAATTAGCAGAATCTGATCTCATATTAGCTTTAGCGACCGAGTCAATAAAACCGTTTAATGGACTTCTGCGTGTGCAAAGTAAAACTTTAAAATTGGACGATATCATAAAGCCTTTTTTAGAAAAATCAGCGACTTCACTTCCCAAAAAGGTTGTAAATGAAAAAGAAAATATGCCCAAAACACAATCTATTGGTAATCTTGATAGTAAAGAATTTTCTTTGTCAGAAAATATGAAACGTCTACTTTCTGATTCTGATTTCAGCACTGAAATAAATATTGGTAATTTAACTTATAATAATAATTTGTTTAATAATTTTTCTTTTATGGCAAGAACTAAAAACTATTTACTCTCTATAAGTAAGTTTAATATGAGCGCATTTTCTGGGAATTTTTCTTCAATATTAAAGACTGATTTAGGTTCAAATCCTATAAATTTCTCTGGTAATATTGCTTTTAATAAAGTAAGAATTGAAGAATTAGCTCAATTCATAAAATCTGATTTAGAAAAAAGCCCATTAGATGGAATTACAGATATTAATATGGTGTTTAATGGGGCTGGAACCACAAAAGAAAATCTCTCTAAATCTTTGAATGCAAAAGGTTCATTCTTTTTTTATAATGGGTATTTAAATACAAAAAGTCTTGTTGCATTAGCGGGAGAGCAATTTAATAATTTTATATCGAGTTCAAGCTTCGGAACATTAAAAATTGATCCTTCAACTTTAAAGAAATTGAGTTTGAGCGACAGTGATAAAACAAAAAAGAATTTAAATAATGTTAAGGGGGATTTTGAAGTAAAAGATGGAAAGCTTTTGATTCGTAACAATATTGATGGTGAAGACGGTCTGTTAGCTCTGGAAGCAGATGTCGGAATTGATGAGACTTTAAGAGGAATGGCGGTTTTTACTGCAAGTAAAAAATTGAAAGAGAAATTGTTTGAGCAAAGTAAATATGCTAAATATTTTTTAGATGAGAGAGGTAATTTTGTTTTAAATATGACTTTAGGCGGAACTGTTCTTAATCCAGATGTTTTCTTAGATACTGCAGTTCTTCAGGCTCGTTTTACAAAAAATGGTGCAAAGGAAATCTCGGCTAAAGTTAAAGATGAATTAAAAAATAATCCTCATATTCAAAAAATTCAAGAAGACGCAAAAAAGTTTCTTGAAATGAATGGTATTAATTTAAATAAATTAGGTTTTTAA